A single genomic interval of Alcaligenes sp. SDU_A2 harbors:
- a CDS encoding sensor histidine kinase yields MARMRSLQRRLGWSIGVLLTIIWIGAASVTTVLLRHAVDDVFDSALQETAQRILPLAVADILEREEAGVTQRLAEIREHTELLTYIVRDGQGRVLLQSHDAQPGDFPAWSGVGLGQSATHRLYSEEALQGTIRLTVAEPLAHRALVAREILLGLGLPLLVFLPVALLAIVVVVKASLAPLRRFRERLAGRSARDLSPVPASDLPAEAAPVADALNVVLGRLAAAFEAERSFAANAAHELRTPLAGAIAQAQRLQVETPDPAARARAADIEATLKRLTRLAERLMQLARAEGGRLRLDQVADLRPVARILVQDLTRALGAGRIVLSLPPEPLLSDLDPDMFAILFRNLVENALRHGAQGAQVDVVLSSDGRLTVINDGPVVPPEALERLTQRFERAGGHAQGSGLGLALVSTVAQRTGGELVLSSPVPGRASGFQASLTLPVFTASPGR; encoded by the coding sequence ATGGCCCGCATGCGCAGCCTGCAACGACGCTTGGGCTGGTCGATCGGCGTATTGCTGACGATCATCTGGATCGGCGCGGCGTCGGTAACCACCGTGCTATTGCGCCATGCGGTGGATGATGTGTTCGATTCCGCCTTGCAAGAGACGGCGCAGCGCATTCTGCCCCTGGCGGTCGCTGATATTCTGGAGCGCGAGGAAGCGGGCGTTACCCAGCGTTTGGCGGAAATCCGCGAACACACCGAGCTGCTGACCTATATCGTGCGCGATGGACAGGGCCGTGTGCTGTTGCAGTCGCATGATGCCCAGCCTGGGGATTTTCCGGCCTGGAGCGGCGTCGGCCTGGGGCAGTCGGCGACACACAGGCTGTATAGCGAAGAGGCCTTGCAGGGGACGATACGGCTGACGGTCGCAGAGCCGCTGGCGCATCGTGCCTTGGTGGCGCGCGAGATCTTGCTGGGCCTGGGGCTGCCATTGCTGGTGTTTCTGCCGGTGGCTTTGCTGGCGATAGTGGTGGTGGTGAAGGCCAGTCTGGCACCGCTGCGCCGTTTTCGTGAACGCCTGGCGGGACGCAGTGCGCGCGATCTGTCGCCGGTGCCGGCCAGTGATCTTCCCGCTGAAGCCGCGCCAGTGGCTGATGCCCTGAATGTAGTGCTGGGGCGTCTGGCGGCTGCTTTCGAGGCCGAGCGCAGCTTTGCCGCCAATGCGGCGCACGAATTGCGCACACCGCTGGCCGGGGCGATTGCCCAGGCGCAACGTCTACAGGTAGAGACGCCTGATCCGGCAGCCAGAGCGCGTGCGGCCGATATCGAGGCGACCCTTAAACGCCTGACGCGGCTGGCCGAGCGCTTGATGCAGTTGGCGCGAGCCGAAGGGGGGCGTTTGCGCCTGGATCAGGTCGCGGACCTGCGGCCTGTGGCGCGTATTCTGGTGCAGGATCTGACCCGGGCTTTGGGCGCGGGCCGTATCGTGTTGTCTTTGCCGCCGGAGCCTTTGTTGTCCGATCTGGACCCGGATATGTTTGCGATCCTGTTTCGTAATCTGGTGGAAAATGCGCTGCGTCATGGCGCGCAGGGGGCGCAGGTCGACGTAGTGTTGAGCAGTGATGGCCGGCTGACCGTGATCAACGATGGGCCTGTCGTGCCACCGGAGGCTCTTGAACGGTTGACACAGCGGTTTGAGCGCGCCGGCGGTCATGCCCAGGGTAGCGGGCTGGGTTTGGCGTTGGTCAGCACAGTGGCCCAGCGCACAGGCGGGGAACTGGTGCTTAGTTCCCCGGTGCCGGGTCGCGCATCGGGTTTTCAGGCCTCGCTGACCTTGCCCGTATTTACTGCTAGTCCTGGCCGGTAG
- a CDS encoding LysR substrate-binding domain-containing protein: protein MHKLPPLRALQIFETLGHSQSLHDAARRLQITPGAVSQQLRLLEDSLGCSLTHKEGKRLRLTAAGLRFHTLCSQAFELLRDGQQEIERSRTHRLLSLSALPSMLKTWLAPLACQWQEHYAPELTLQLKGSHAEPDLEAERIDFRITYGQAGATPGSSALLYTDRVVPACSPDLLQGKPDLRHPRDLLAYPLLSSDWQPRFTSPPSWQEWFRAAGVDSGTSPLDRFRIFSLSHMAIDAAVAGQGFVLAQCSMIEREVRTSQLTIPFSLSLPLPWPYVLSWRAGIVESSDLRDFHRWLLNRGRQQENRNQDLLAHNGTPWPAPATGQD from the coding sequence ATGCATAAACTGCCCCCGCTACGCGCCCTGCAGATCTTTGAGACACTAGGCCACAGCCAAAGCCTGCACGACGCCGCCCGTCGCCTGCAGATCACCCCCGGCGCAGTCAGCCAGCAGTTACGGCTGCTCGAAGACAGCCTGGGCTGCAGCCTGACCCACAAAGAAGGCAAGCGGCTGCGCCTGACCGCCGCCGGTCTGCGCTTTCATACGCTGTGCTCGCAGGCCTTCGAGCTGCTGCGCGACGGACAGCAGGAAATCGAACGTTCGCGCACCCACCGCCTGCTTTCCCTCAGCGCCCTGCCCTCCATGCTCAAGACCTGGTTGGCTCCGTTGGCCTGCCAATGGCAGGAGCATTACGCTCCCGAACTGACTCTGCAACTGAAAGGCAGCCATGCCGAGCCCGATCTGGAAGCCGAGCGCATCGACTTTCGCATCACCTATGGGCAGGCAGGCGCGACACCGGGCAGTTCGGCGCTCTTATACACGGACCGCGTGGTCCCGGCCTGCAGTCCCGACTTGTTGCAAGGCAAACCCGATCTGCGCCATCCACGCGATCTGCTGGCCTACCCGCTGCTATCCTCGGATTGGCAACCGCGTTTTACGTCGCCCCCATCCTGGCAGGAATGGTTTCGCGCCGCCGGCGTGGACAGTGGAACCTCCCCGCTGGACCGTTTTCGGATCTTTTCCCTATCCCACATGGCCATCGATGCGGCCGTGGCTGGACAAGGCTTTGTACTGGCCCAGTGTTCCATGATCGAGCGCGAAGTGCGCACGAGCCAGTTGACGATCCCGTTCTCGCTGTCGCTGCCACTGCCCTGGCCTTACGTGCTGAGCTGGCGCGCCGGTATTGTCGAATCCTCCGACTTGCGCGATTTTCACCGCTGGCTGCTGAACCGGGGCCGCCAGCAGGAAAACCGCAACCAGGACCTGCTGGCGCACAATGGCACACCCTGGCCGGCCCCCGCTACCGGCCAGGACTAG